One Thermoanaerobacter kivui genomic window, AGGTGCGTTTTTTATTCGTTCAGCCGCCTGTTCAAAAACTTTTTGCCGTATGTCAACAATTTTAGGTTCTCCACTAGGAGTAAAATGTTTTTCTTTATATATGACTACCAAATTAGGAGGAAAATCCACCCGTTTAACTTCTCTGACCCGTCCACTGTGAAGTTTGTCATTGTTTATTAGAACAGAAAAGAGAGACACCATTTTGAAATATTCGTTTAACTCCCCGCTTTTTGCCCTTTTTTCTCGATAAAATTTTCTCCATTTTTTATGAAGAGAAGTATAAACATTTTTCCAATCGTCAAAAAATTCATTTAAAAGCTCTTCACAGTTTTGCTTCAAAACAGAAAGGACAGGAAGGTCTTTCGCACTTAACATTTTTATTAACCACTGCCGGGCTTTATTCAAAGAAAAAGAAACAGCTTTTGCATGTTTTTTTAAGTCTTTTATTTGCTGTTCTATAATTTCTAACCGTCTGGCTTTATTGGGATCCAGAGTTTTTTCATAATAATCTTCCATCTCTAAAGGAGATACCAAGTACTCTTCTATATTCCCCAAATCTCTGTGATGCCATAGAACTGACATAAAAACCATTAATTCATCCCAATCTTTTAATCCTTCTTTACCTACTAAAAATGTACTCCATATGGCTGAAATAAAAGCATGATCTTTATAGGGATTAGTTTGCTCTTTAAGTAAATAATCTTGAAAATAACTAGTATATTTACCAAAATCATGACCAAACCCAGCAATAGTAGCGGGAAAAACCAGTTCTTTCCCATTGGGTAGTTTGATTATGTCTTCTGCAGATTTGAGTGCAACGAAAACTAAATGAGCACCTAAGCGATAGAGGGCTTTTTGTTCTCTGTGGGCATAGTAAACCATAATTCCCCCTCCATAAAAGCTACATTTTCTTCCCCTGAAGGCAGAGAAAAACTATACGCATCAATTGAGAGTATAGCTTTCCAAGGCTGCCCCTTGGTCTCATAGATATAACTTCTAGGGGGTAAAAGATTTCTGCCTTCAGAAAAAGCTTCAGGAGCTTTTTCTCTGTTTAATGTAATCCCATTAGTTAAAAAGGGCTTTTTTAAAAAATCAACCGTTAAAACAGAATGGAGCATGACCTCTTCCCCTGCAGGGATTACTTTTGAAGGTTCACCAAAATATACTAATTGAGTCTGAGCAATAAATTCTGTCAAACCCAGGTAAAGAGGAAAATACGGCTTATTCTGTTTTAGCCTTTTTGCAACTTCCTCTGTTATTCCTTCTTCTTTATGCCCAAAATAGATACGGTAATTTAGCATAGGAGCTCCTCCTCCGGGGAGGAGAAGCTCCAGAGGTACCTGGGTTCCTTTCATGAAACCTAATTTTTTCATCATATTTAGATCCTCTTCCTTAGTTCTAATATAATTTACTGTTTGAAAGAGACTTCGCACTGGAACTTTTATAACTACTCCAAATCTCGCATTGTCGGGATTTAATTTTTCATAATAGCTATCCCTTTCCCACCCCAAAATAGCCGCTATTATCCCCATGAGCACTGTCCTTGGGGGAAAAGGATAAGACAAAGAAGAAGTATTAGTATAATATTTGCGGAAATGGGCGAAAGGCCCCCGCAAATCAAATACAGCTATCTTCATATCTTCTTCTCCCTTCTTAAACCAGAGATATTACTTTCGAAGATCCCAATATATTTTCCAACATCTCAGAAAATGTTTGTTCTTCTCCATTTACAA contains:
- the cas5b gene encoding type I-B CRISPR-associated protein Cas5b, which encodes MKIAVFDLRGPFAHFRKYYTNTSSLSYPFPPRTVLMGIIAAILGWERDSYYEKLNPDNARFGVVIKVPVRSLFQTVNYIRTKEEDLNMMKKLGFMKGTQVPLELLLPGGGAPMLNYRIYFGHKEEGITEEVAKRLKQNKPYFPLYLGLTEFIAQTQLVYFGEPSKVIPAGEEVMLHSVLTVDFLKKPFLTNGITLNREKAPEAFSEGRNLLPPRSYIYETKGQPWKAILSIDAYSFSLPSGEENVAFMEGELWFTMPTENKKPSIA